The following are encoded together in the Pyramidobacter piscolens W5455 genome:
- a CDS encoding ELM1/GtrOC1 family putative glycosyltransferase: MDLKPLLILLNENTRGHIVQSRGIRDRMQRLADFEAVEFDIPHLNGAARIKALKLRARRLPKASPQGAERWLLRAGGKELLDRVAMLNPERRSLLFLSAGSTAAPYCLALAKRFNGKSCVVMTPSVLGTKPFDMAVVPKHDGRRGGNVLATLGAPNSISPELLESQSRELLSDYPPHQKDAWGILIGGDDLNYSIAPLWVNKVLPTLLDAAADANVDLYITTSRRTQAATEMAISKLCGDTSVVRMLLLASQDSRNPVPGILGHCSRVFCTEDSVSMISEAVTAGVQTAVITVGHHHGVKRLLQEVTEWLVDARLLSTRCLWGVPRFDRMIEDFENQNYLCLVTPRNLDDDLRHFLGRPLDGMSGFNEAEKAARWILNRWLP; encoded by the coding sequence ATGGATCTGAAACCGCTTTTGATACTTCTTAACGAGAATACCCGCGGACATATCGTCCAGAGCCGGGGAATACGCGACCGCATGCAGAGGCTCGCCGATTTCGAAGCGGTGGAATTCGACATTCCCCATTTAAACGGAGCGGCGCGGATCAAAGCTCTCAAACTGCGGGCCCGGCGCCTTCCCAAAGCGTCTCCGCAGGGCGCGGAACGTTGGCTTTTGAGAGCCGGCGGCAAGGAACTTCTTGACCGTGTCGCCATGCTGAATCCGGAGCGGCGTTCGCTCCTTTTCCTTTCCGCGGGAAGCACGGCCGCGCCGTATTGTTTGGCTCTCGCCAAAAGATTCAACGGGAAAAGCTGCGTGGTGATGACGCCCTCCGTCCTGGGCACGAAGCCTTTCGATATGGCGGTCGTGCCCAAACATGACGGGCGCCGCGGCGGCAACGTTCTGGCCACGCTGGGCGCCCCCAATTCCATTTCTCCGGAACTTTTGGAGAGCCAAAGCCGGGAACTGCTGAGCGATTATCCCCCGCATCAGAAAGACGCGTGGGGGATCCTCATCGGCGGCGACGATTTGAACTATTCGATCGCCCCCCTCTGGGTGAACAAAGTCCTGCCGACGCTGCTCGACGCCGCCGCCGACGCCAACGTCGACCTGTATATCACGACCTCGCGCCGCACGCAGGCGGCGACGGAGATGGCGATCTCCAAGCTCTGCGGGGACACCAGCGTGGTGCGGATGCTGCTGCTGGCCTCGCAGGATTCCAGAAATCCCGTCCCCGGCATTCTCGGCCACTGCTCGCGCGTCTTCTGCACCGAAGACTCCGTTTCGATGATCTCCGAAGCGGTCACCGCCGGCGTGCAAACGGCGGTCATCACCGTCGGCCATCACCACGGTGTCAAACGGCTTCTGCAGGAAGTGACGGAATGGCTCGTGGACGCCCGGCTGCTCTCCACCCGGTGCCTCTGGGGCGTCCCCCGTTTCGACAGAATGATCGAGGATTTCGAAAACCAGAATTATCTGTGCCTGGTCACCCCCCGCAATCTGGACGACGATCTTCGTCATTTCCTCGGCCGGCCGCTTGACGGGATGAGCGGCTTCAACGAAGCCGAAAAAGCCGCGAGGTGGATTCTGAACAGATGGCTGCCATGA
- a CDS encoding LarC family nickel insertion protein: MKTLYIDCTAGISGSRLIGALLDLKKEDADEFKRRMSWLRRHGCAWTVGPARRNGWTGIEAEPVSSGRKDLGFAEIETLLDESKLLPEMKERAFSAFNDLKTVGCVFRGDEGGAPLLDARLVFEIVGALALLETLQVDSVYSSPINVGGRVSGSGRSAVSAPVSLFLKGMTVFAREGEHERTTLSGALLLKALSASTAPLPAGRLIAGGCGGDSSPGSDEALHVMVLEQNDEAALPYLTGKIVVMETNIDDMNPQDYQNLEERLFACGALDVFFTPILMKKMRPAVRLTCVSSPADREKLGEIILRYSTTIGLRWSEVNRMTLKRRIQRFESSVGPVSMKLSRWGDEIVRVTAEYEDLKRISRETGRPLEQLRPLVVSEFRQKEDL; this comes from the coding sequence ATGAAAACTCTGTATATCGATTGCACGGCAGGCATCTCCGGAAGCAGATTGATCGGGGCCCTGCTTGATTTGAAAAAAGAAGACGCCGACGAATTCAAGCGGCGGATGTCGTGGCTTCGTCGCCACGGCTGCGCGTGGACTGTCGGGCCGGCGCGCCGGAACGGCTGGACCGGCATCGAGGCGGAACCGGTTTCGTCCGGCCGCAAGGATCTCGGATTCGCGGAAATAGAGACGCTCCTCGACGAGTCGAAACTTTTGCCGGAGATGAAGGAGCGCGCGTTCTCGGCCTTCAACGATTTAAAAACCGTGGGCTGCGTTTTCCGCGGCGACGAAGGCGGAGCGCCTCTCCTTGACGCCCGCCTCGTGTTCGAAATTGTCGGGGCGCTCGCGCTCTTGGAGACGCTCCAGGTCGATTCCGTCTATTCCTCGCCGATCAACGTCGGCGGCCGCGTGAGCGGGTCAGGACGGAGCGCCGTGTCCGCGCCGGTTTCGCTTTTTTTGAAGGGAATGACCGTTTTCGCCCGCGAAGGGGAACATGAACGGACAACGTTAAGCGGCGCCCTGCTGCTCAAAGCCCTCTCCGCATCCACCGCGCCCCTTCCGGCAGGCAGGCTGATCGCCGGCGGCTGCGGGGGAGACTCTTCGCCGGGAAGCGATGAAGCGCTGCACGTCATGGTGCTCGAGCAGAACGACGAAGCGGCTCTTCCGTATTTGACGGGGAAAATCGTCGTCATGGAAACGAATATCGACGACATGAACCCGCAGGATTATCAGAATCTGGAAGAGCGCCTCTTCGCGTGCGGCGCGCTGGACGTCTTTTTTACGCCCATACTGATGAAAAAAATGCGTCCGGCGGTGAGGCTGACGTGCGTTTCCAGTCCTGCCGACAGGGAAAAGCTCGGCGAAATCATTTTGCGTTACAGCACGACGATCGGCCTGCGCTGGAGCGAAGTCAACCGCATGACCCTGAAGCGCCGCATCCAGAGATTCGAAAGTTCCGTCGGCCCGGTGTCGATGAAATTGTCGCGCTGGGGCGATGAAATCGTCCGCGTCACGGCCGAGTACGAAGATTTGAAGCGCATTTCCCGGGAGACGGGGCGTCCTTTGGAACAGCTTCGCCCCTTGGTCGTCAGCGAATTCCGTCAAAAGGAAGATTTATAA
- the kdsB gene encoding 3-deoxy-manno-octulosonate cytidylyltransferase — protein MKTIGIIPARWASSRLPGKPLADLCGKPVIQHVYERCLKARSLAQVIVATDDERIMSAVAAFGGRAVMTSSHHSNGTSRVAEVAARVECDYVVNIQGDEPLIDPRVIDQLAGVLLHADAPMATLSAPFSSAEEAADPNNVKVVVDRKGRALYFSRSVIPFARCGTPVVYKHIGIYGYRKDFLPVYSRLAETPLAEAESLEQLRALEHGYDIAVAVSAYPDRGVGINTPHDLELARKLMSEKI, from the coding sequence ATGAAAACGATCGGAATCATTCCGGCCCGCTGGGCCTCCAGCCGCCTGCCCGGCAAACCGCTCGCCGATCTTTGCGGCAAACCCGTGATCCAGCACGTCTATGAGCGATGCCTGAAAGCCCGTTCTTTGGCTCAGGTGATCGTCGCCACCGACGACGAGAGGATTATGAGCGCCGTGGCCGCTTTCGGCGGCCGAGCCGTGATGACGTCTTCCCACCATTCCAACGGCACCAGCCGCGTCGCCGAAGTCGCCGCGCGCGTGGAATGCGATTATGTCGTCAACATCCAGGGCGACGAGCCGCTGATCGACCCGCGCGTGATCGATCAGCTCGCCGGCGTTCTGCTCCATGCCGACGCGCCGATGGCGACGCTTTCCGCTCCTTTTTCGTCCGCGGAAGAAGCGGCCGATCCGAACAACGTCAAGGTCGTCGTCGATCGAAAAGGCCGAGCCCTGTATTTCAGCCGCAGCGTCATCCCCTTCGCGCGCTGCGGAACGCCCGTCGTTTATAAGCATATCGGCATTTACGGCTATCGCAAGGATTTTCTGCCCGTTTATTCGCGCCTTGCGGAAACGCCGCTTGCCGAAGCGGAGAGTCTCGAGCAGCTTCGCGCGCTGGAACATGGCTACGACATCGCCGTCGCCGTTTCCGCGTATCCCGACCGCGGCGTGGGAATCAACACGCCTCATGATTTGGAGCTGGCGAGAAAGTTGATGAGCGAAAAAATCTGA
- a CDS encoding 3-deoxy-D-manno-octulosonic acid transferase produces the protein MSFYGCVSELLFFVARPFLNRKYDEGNGQRYGRYPEDLPKGALWIHAVSVGEVQSAYPFVMEIKRRNPDMPILLSTITKTGRAMAARLAGDLVRHIYYPWDSPSVLKRALATLRPAAYITIETEIWPEMLFQLRKRRIPAFLVNGRLSESSFRKYRRLRFFWKRVIRRYSLIMTRSAPDRDRFIALGAEPDRVKVTGDCKVDALIARKNAADGAGLREIFAGKEPLILAGSTHEGEEEIVFDAYAELLKVHPSLKLVVVPRHPERRRALLDKASARKLGRVELMSKARSGWNVLIVDRIGVLFPIYGYVKAAFLGGSLVPKGGQNIMEPAIWGVPFCQGPDYRDFAEATEALKKTGLCAIVRDAREMRDFFDGVLSHDNSDFDRESREFFAALSGASRRSWDLITEFRRGNCPEKTSVSVKEEGAIWH, from the coding sequence ATGTCGTTTTACGGCTGTGTTTCCGAGCTCCTGTTTTTTGTCGCGCGCCCGTTTCTGAATCGCAAATACGACGAGGGCAACGGACAGAGGTACGGCCGCTATCCCGAAGATCTGCCCAAGGGCGCTCTGTGGATCCACGCGGTTTCAGTCGGCGAGGTGCAGTCGGCCTATCCCTTTGTCATGGAAATCAAACGGCGAAACCCGGATATGCCCATTCTCCTTTCGACGATCACGAAGACCGGCCGGGCCATGGCGGCGCGGCTGGCAGGCGATCTCGTCCGGCATATTTATTATCCGTGGGATTCGCCGAGCGTTCTCAAAAGAGCGCTGGCGACTCTGCGTCCGGCCGCCTACATCACGATCGAGACGGAGATCTGGCCGGAAATGCTCTTCCAGCTTCGGAAACGCCGGATCCCGGCCTTTCTCGTCAACGGCCGACTGTCGGAATCGAGCTTTCGAAAATACCGGCGTCTGCGCTTTTTCTGGAAGCGGGTCATTCGCCGTTATTCTCTGATCATGACTCGTTCCGCGCCGGATCGGGACCGTTTTATCGCCCTGGGCGCGGAACCGGACCGGGTGAAGGTGACCGGAGACTGCAAAGTGGACGCGCTGATCGCCCGCAAAAATGCGGCCGACGGCGCCGGCCTGAGGGAGATTTTTGCCGGCAAAGAACCGCTGATCCTTGCCGGAAGCACCCACGAAGGGGAAGAAGAGATCGTCTTCGACGCCTACGCGGAGCTGTTGAAGGTCCATCCCAGCCTGAAACTCGTCGTCGTGCCGCGGCATCCCGAACGCAGACGCGCGCTGCTGGACAAAGCGTCCGCGAGAAAGCTCGGCAGAGTTGAGCTGATGTCGAAGGCGCGCAGCGGCTGGAATGTTCTCATTGTCGACCGTATCGGCGTGCTTTTCCCGATTTACGGATACGTGAAAGCGGCGTTTCTCGGCGGCTCGCTTGTTCCCAAGGGCGGCCAGAACATCATGGAGCCGGCGATCTGGGGCGTTCCGTTCTGTCAGGGGCCTGACTACCGCGATTTTGCGGAAGCGACGGAAGCGCTCAAAAAAACGGGGCTCTGCGCCATTGTGCGCGACGCGCGGGAAATGAGGGATTTTTTCGACGGCGTCCTGTCACACGACAATTCCGACTTCGACCGGGAGAGCCGGGAATTTTTCGCCGCCCTGAGCGGCGCGTCCCGGCGAAGCTGGGATTTGATAACGGAGTTCCGGCGCGGGAATTGTCCGGAAAAAACGTCTGTAAGCGTTAAGGAAGAAGGGGCAATATGGCACTGA
- a CDS encoding KpsF/GutQ family sugar-phosphate isomerase — translation MNDVSMTLPSDRQPEKLSDEKLLEAGCQVLRHEAEELVRAADRFGLELVRAARLLEACKGRIVVSGIGKAGHIGRKIAATLSSLGTPSFFLQASEAAHGDLGMVRHEDVALLISNSGKTAEVVALLPFFRRIGAPVIAVSGDAASPLALGADIFLNSAIEREADPLNLAPTSSTTLQLAIGDALGAMVTLLRGLKKEDFALFHPAGSLGKKLLLRVCDVMNTSGSLPVVSHETLVKDALFEITSKNYGATSVVDDKGFLVGIFTDGDLRRLIAKEGIRCLDRRVEDVMIGSPRTIVPEALAAEAVHIMEKLEISVLIVVDKDRRPVGMVHIHELLQSGVA, via the coding sequence ATGAACGACGTTTCGATGACGCTGCCGTCGGACCGGCAGCCGGAAAAACTTTCGGACGAAAAACTCCTCGAAGCGGGCTGTCAGGTGCTGCGGCACGAGGCGGAAGAACTTGTCCGCGCGGCCGATCGCTTCGGCTTGGAACTCGTACGGGCCGCCCGTCTGCTGGAAGCCTGCAAGGGGAGGATCGTCGTCTCCGGCATCGGCAAGGCGGGCCATATCGGCCGCAAGATCGCGGCGACGCTCTCGTCGCTGGGAACTCCTTCTTTCTTCCTTCAGGCCAGCGAGGCGGCGCACGGCGATCTCGGCATGGTCCGACACGAAGACGTGGCGCTGCTGATCAGCAACAGCGGCAAGACGGCGGAAGTCGTCGCCCTGCTGCCGTTTTTCCGCCGCATCGGCGCGCCGGTCATCGCCGTTTCGGGCGACGCCGCTTCACCGTTGGCGCTGGGGGCGGATATTTTCCTGAACTCTGCGATCGAACGCGAGGCGGATCCGCTCAATCTGGCGCCGACCAGCAGCACGACCCTGCAGCTGGCCATCGGCGACGCGCTGGGAGCGATGGTGACGCTGCTGCGCGGTTTGAAAAAAGAGGATTTCGCCCTGTTCCACCCGGCCGGCTCGCTGGGGAAGAAGCTCTTGCTGCGCGTGTGCGACGTGATGAACACGAGCGGTTCCCTGCCGGTCGTCTCGCACGAAACCCTGGTCAAGGATGCCTTGTTCGAGATCACCAGCAAAAATTACGGCGCCACCAGCGTCGTCGACGACAAGGGCTTTCTCGTCGGCATTTTCACCGACGGCGATCTGAGGCGGCTGATCGCTAAAGAGGGGATCCGTTGTCTGGACCGCAGAGTCGAAGACGTGATGATCGGCTCGCCGCGGACCATCGTTCCCGAAGCGCTCGCCGCGGAAGCAGTGCACATCATGGAAAAACTCGAGATTTCCGTCCTGATCGTCGTCGACAAGGACCGTCGCCCCGTGGGAATGGTGCACATTCACGAGCTGCTTCAAAGCGGCGTCGCCTGA
- the kdsA gene encoding 3-deoxy-8-phosphooctulonate synthase, giving the protein MKKIEIGDFVVGGDRLTLIAGPCALESLELGLEVGRKTQVLCEKLGLNYIFKASYDKANRTSISSPRGPGIEKGLQWLAQIKAELGAPILTDIHEPWQAAPVAEVADVLQIPAFLCRQTDLLVAAAKTGRAVNVKKAQFLSAWDMKSVLGKLTEAGNDRVMLCERGTMMGYNQLVVDMRSLVIMRSLGAPVVFDATHSVQMPGGMGGSSGGDRRFALPLARAAVGIGVDALFLEVHPQPEKAMSDGPNMVPLDLLEGFLEQVRAIDRLVRNGIGPVSLDWCER; this is encoded by the coding sequence ATGAAGAAGATAGAAATTGGAGATTTTGTGGTCGGGGGCGACCGGCTCACCTTGATTGCAGGCCCCTGCGCCCTGGAAAGTCTGGAGCTCGGGCTGGAAGTCGGCAGGAAAACTCAGGTCCTGTGCGAAAAGCTGGGGCTCAATTACATTTTCAAGGCCTCGTACGACAAGGCGAACCGCACTTCGATCTCCAGCCCCCGCGGTCCCGGCATCGAGAAGGGGCTGCAATGGCTGGCGCAGATAAAAGCCGAACTGGGCGCGCCCATCCTGACGGACATTCACGAGCCGTGGCAAGCCGCTCCCGTCGCGGAAGTCGCCGACGTGCTGCAGATCCCCGCGTTCTTGTGCCGCCAGACCGATCTTTTGGTGGCCGCCGCCAAAACCGGACGGGCGGTCAACGTCAAAAAGGCGCAGTTCCTTTCCGCTTGGGACATGAAGTCCGTGCTGGGCAAGCTGACGGAAGCCGGCAACGATCGCGTGATGCTGTGCGAGCGGGGCACGATGATGGGCTACAACCAGCTGGTCGTCGACATGCGCTCCCTTGTGATCATGCGTTCTCTGGGCGCGCCGGTCGTTTTCGACGCCACTCACAGCGTGCAGATGCCCGGCGGCATGGGCGGCAGTTCCGGAGGCGACCGGCGCTTTGCTTTGCCTCTGGCCCGCGCGGCCGTCGGCATCGGCGTGGACGCGCTGTTCCTTGAAGTCCACCCGCAGCCGGAAAAAGCGATGAGCGACGGGCCGAACATGGTGCCGCTGGATCTTCTGGAAGGTTTTCTCGAACAGGTCCGCGCCATCGACCGCCTTGTCAGAAACGGCATCGGCCCTGTGTCCTTGGACTGGTGCGAACGATGA
- the lpxK gene encoding tetraacyldisaccharide 4'-kinase, giving the protein MNFLTKSYLAYSHGEKNVSPWVILKPLGWLGSVIVRTRRAFYDHGIYASEEPPLPVISVGNLTTGGTNKTPFVEFIAEQLSRWGLKPGIVSRGYGGTTSTPVVVLNGHGDRSVVGDEPLLLSSRLTDIPVAVSSDRMADVAALLNHNIDIVVADDAFQHRRMVRDVDIVLVDATCPFGNGTSLPNGILRELPSSLSRAHAVVISKSDQTSPEALRRLKERISHWVPEERIFYSRLADPAWERWDGRRFIPVGENMAAFSLVVFSAIGNPHSFRNTIVTSGATILREFEFKDHHHYDANDLQKIEDTAQKSGGKAICCTEKDIFNLPQGYVPRVPLYVPRISAVVEESSRFWDVVVQALRPRIVVASNGYGEDAIGAKLARKAARKFPQAEVCAFPLVGSGIPYKKIGVRILPPLSESPTGGIIKYHLHDLYQEIKAGLFRQISRQLSAWDQLRSSCRTVLCVGDAYLLCHTLWGQGKKALMVATAKTKFISGHWKLESFLYRKGCKKVWPRDEETAVELRQSGVAAVFEGNPIMDLSCDNTKGTVPWGEGRRLLVLPGSRERAYKDLSLLLRALSKISERCSIAAVMVPAPSIDIDTLAKTAVGWEFDGLHLRRGRLDIVIYRGEVADAAQGAELLLGLAGTANQVCAGLGVPVLSVIEKGKLVQKKLLGNSELLVEPDADALAEAAVDLLADAERLAYMSSEGRRRLGQSGALDAVLNYAAEQLGWKKRAFVYDELSKRVKFDR; this is encoded by the coding sequence ATGAACTTTCTCACGAAGTCCTATCTTGCCTATTCCCACGGAGAAAAAAACGTATCGCCGTGGGTGATTTTGAAACCGCTGGGATGGCTGGGCTCCGTCATCGTCAGAACACGGCGGGCGTTTTACGATCATGGCATCTACGCTTCGGAAGAACCGCCGCTGCCTGTCATCAGCGTCGGGAATCTCACGACCGGCGGGACCAACAAAACGCCTTTCGTCGAATTCATCGCCGAGCAGCTGTCCCGCTGGGGCCTGAAGCCGGGGATCGTCAGCCGAGGCTACGGCGGCACAACGTCCACGCCGGTCGTCGTTTTGAACGGCCACGGCGACAGAAGCGTCGTCGGAGACGAACCGCTTCTGCTCTCGTCGCGGCTGACGGACATACCGGTGGCGGTTTCGAGCGACCGCATGGCGGACGTGGCGGCGCTTTTGAATCACAACATCGATATCGTCGTCGCCGACGACGCGTTTCAGCATCGCAGGATGGTCCGTGACGTCGATATCGTTCTTGTCGACGCCACCTGTCCGTTCGGCAATGGAACGTCCCTGCCTAACGGCATTTTGCGCGAACTCCCCAGTTCTTTGTCGCGGGCCCACGCCGTCGTCATTTCCAAATCGGATCAGACGTCGCCGGAGGCTTTGCGGCGTCTGAAAGAGAGGATCTCCCACTGGGTTCCGGAAGAGCGCATATTTTATTCGCGACTGGCTGATCCCGCCTGGGAGCGATGGGATGGAAGGCGGTTCATTCCCGTCGGGGAAAACATGGCGGCCTTCTCTCTGGTAGTTTTTTCCGCGATCGGCAATCCGCACAGCTTTCGAAATACGATCGTCACAAGCGGCGCGACCATACTCCGCGAATTCGAATTTAAGGATCATCATCACTACGATGCGAACGATTTGCAGAAGATTGAAGATACGGCTCAAAAATCCGGCGGCAAAGCCATATGCTGCACGGAAAAAGACATATTCAATCTGCCGCAGGGATACGTTCCCCGCGTCCCGCTTTACGTGCCGAGAATAAGCGCGGTTGTCGAAGAGTCCTCCAGATTCTGGGACGTCGTCGTTCAGGCGCTCCGTCCCCGGATTGTCGTCGCGTCGAACGGGTACGGCGAAGACGCCATCGGGGCCAAGCTCGCGCGCAAAGCGGCGCGGAAATTTCCGCAGGCGGAGGTCTGCGCTTTTCCGCTTGTGGGATCGGGGATTCCTTACAAGAAGATCGGCGTCAGGATCCTGCCGCCTCTTTCGGAATCGCCGACCGGCGGAATTATAAAATATCACCTGCATGACCTTTATCAAGAGATCAAGGCCGGGCTTTTTCGGCAAATTTCCCGTCAGCTGTCTGCGTGGGATCAGTTGCGCAGCAGCTGTCGCACGGTTCTTTGCGTCGGCGATGCGTACCTCCTCTGCCATACTTTATGGGGGCAGGGGAAAAAGGCCCTCATGGTGGCAACGGCGAAAACGAAATTTATCAGCGGCCATTGGAAGCTGGAAAGTTTTTTGTACCGAAAAGGCTGCAAGAAGGTCTGGCCCCGCGACGAAGAAACGGCGGTCGAATTACGTCAAAGCGGCGTTGCCGCCGTCTTCGAAGGAAATCCAATCATGGACCTTTCTTGTGATAATACTAAAGGGACCGTCCCGTGGGGCGAAGGGCGCCGGCTTCTCGTGCTGCCCGGCAGCCGGGAACGGGCATACAAAGATCTGAGCCTGTTGCTGCGCGCCCTCAGCAAAATTTCCGAACGCTGCTCGATCGCGGCCGTGATGGTCCCCGCGCCCAGCATTGATATCGATACGCTGGCGAAAACGGCGGTCGGCTGGGAGTTCGACGGCCTCCATCTTCGCCGCGGCCGGCTGGATATTGTTATTTACCGCGGCGAGGTCGCGGACGCGGCGCAAGGAGCCGAACTTCTGCTGGGGCTGGCCGGAACGGCCAATCAGGTCTGCGCCGGTTTGGGCGTTCCCGTTCTGTCGGTCATTGAAAAAGGGAAGTTGGTGCAGAAAAAACTCCTCGGGAACTCCGAACTTTTGGTGGAACCCGATGCGGATGCCCTCGCGGAAGCGGCGGTCGATCTCTTGGCCGACGCCGAGCGACTGGCTTATATGAGTTCGGAAGGGCGCCGGCGCTTAGGCCAATCGGGAGCGCTCGACGCCGTTTTGAATTATGCCGCGGAGCAATTGGGCTGGAAGAAAAGGGCTTTTGTTTACGATGAATTGAGCAAGCGAGTGAAATTCGATCGATGA
- a CDS encoding ABC transporter ATP-binding protein, which yields MKEKGSKPLYRRLLALLLPYRAKLGCAFVCMVGAGLCAAIPAWLMKNVVDGVLIRKDYAMLNVLVVSLVILFVFKAAFTYGQKYLMGWVGQKVVMDMRVAAYAHLQTLSLKFINDKRVGELLSRVTNDANMLQMTVTNVAVDLVVQGVSCAAMLSYCLYLNWKLMLYTLLILPVVVLVLKSASEILRRVGRHMQQCVAELSAVAEEALSAIRIVRAFATEELELSRFEESNRQNFDVIIQGVKVNAALNGAVEVLLIVALALILWLGGRQVLGDVMSPGELIAFLGSLGFLASPINNFTRAVSQLQFGFAAAERIFSLLDNDDRVVTPPGAVVLKRLRGEVRFESVWFSYEPEQWILKDLNLTVRPGEKIAVVGATGAGKSTLVDLVQRFYDPQRGTVFIDGYDVRTVDLKSLRTQIGVVPQDPVLMKGSIAFNIAYGYAAKKGEIEEAAAIAGISEFIDSLPEKYETEVGIRGVTVSGGQRQRIAIARAIVRNPRIIILDEATSSLDAAVERQIQEAMDRAMEGRTSFVIAHRLSTIINADRILYLENGHIVEEGTHEELLRKNGAYQKLFSLQYGAGRP from the coding sequence ATGAAAGAGAAAGGAAGTAAGCCTCTCTATCGTCGACTGTTGGCACTCCTTTTGCCTTACAGGGCAAAATTGGGATGTGCTTTTGTCTGTATGGTCGGCGCCGGGCTCTGCGCGGCGATCCCCGCCTGGCTGATGAAGAACGTCGTCGACGGCGTGCTGATCCGCAAGGATTACGCGATGCTGAACGTGCTGGTCGTCTCGCTCGTCATACTCTTTGTTTTCAAGGCGGCGTTTACTTACGGCCAAAAGTATTTGATGGGCTGGGTCGGGCAAAAGGTCGTCATGGATATGCGGGTCGCCGCTTACGCTCATCTGCAGACTTTGTCGCTGAAGTTCATCAACGACAAGCGCGTGGGCGAGCTTTTGTCGCGAGTCACCAACGACGCCAACATGCTGCAGATGACCGTCACGAACGTGGCTGTGGATCTTGTCGTTCAAGGCGTCTCGTGCGCGGCGATGCTTTCCTATTGCCTCTATCTGAACTGGAAGCTGATGCTCTATACGCTTTTGATCCTGCCGGTCGTCGTTCTCGTGCTGAAGAGCGCTTCGGAAATCCTCCGCAGGGTTGGGCGCCATATGCAGCAGTGTGTCGCCGAACTTTCTGCGGTAGCCGAGGAAGCGCTTTCGGCGATTCGCATCGTGCGGGCTTTTGCGACGGAGGAGCTGGAACTTTCCCGTTTCGAAGAAAGCAACCGGCAGAATTTTGACGTCATCATTCAGGGCGTCAAGGTCAACGCGGCTCTGAACGGCGCCGTCGAGGTCCTCCTCATTGTGGCGCTCGCTCTGATCCTCTGGCTGGGAGGCCGCCAGGTGCTGGGCGACGTCATGTCGCCCGGCGAACTGATCGCCTTTCTCGGGTCGCTGGGATTTTTGGCCTCGCCGATCAACAATTTCACGCGCGCCGTCAGCCAGCTCCAATTCGGTTTCGCGGCGGCGGAACGGATCTTCAGCCTTCTCGACAACGACGACCGGGTCGTGACGCCGCCCGGCGCGGTCGTTTTGAAGCGCCTGCGAGGCGAAGTGCGTTTTGAAAGCGTATGGTTCAGCTACGAGCCGGAACAGTGGATCTTGAAAGATCTGAATCTGACGGTTCGCCCCGGCGAGAAAATCGCCGTCGTCGGAGCGACGGGCGCCGGCAAGTCGACGCTCGTCGATCTGGTGCAGCGCTTTTACGATCCGCAGAGGGGAACGGTTTTCATCGACGGATACGACGTCAGGACCGTCGATCTCAAAAGCCTTCGCACTCAGATCGGCGTGGTGCCGCAGGATCCGGTTCTGATGAAAGGCTCCATCGCCTTCAACATCGCCTATGGATACGCGGCGAAAAAAGGCGAGATCGAAGAAGCGGCCGCTATCGCCGGCATCTCCGAATTTATCGATTCTCTCCCCGAGAAATACGAGACGGAAGTGGGGATCCGCGGCGTCACCGTCAGCGGCGGCCAGCGCCAGAGGATCGCCATCGCGCGGGCGATCGTCCGCAATCCCCGCATCATCATCCTCGACGAGGCCACTTCGTCGCTCGACGCCGCCGTGGAACGGCAGATCCAGGAAGCGATGGACCGCGCCATGGAGGGGCGCACGTCGTTTGTCATCGCTCACCGTCTTTCGACGATCATCAACGCAGATCGCATCCTTTACCTCGAGAACGGGCATATCGTCGAAGAGGGGACTCACGAAGAGCTCCTTAGGAAAAACGGGGCCTATCAAAAACTCTTTTCGCTTCAATACGGAGCCGGCCGTCCATGA